A stretch of Halostagnicola kamekurae DNA encodes these proteins:
- a CDS encoding bacterio-opsin activator domain-containing protein: protein MNRQTVTDASEADADQAIHVLLIEDNPGDARLIREMLRESEELTQRFDLEERAGDRPTITCESRLEDGLETLETTRIDVVLLDLNLPDSHGLETLEAVHETAESVPIVVLTGVRDQEIGVRAIQRGAQDFLVKDEVTTPLLVRTIYHAIERARQRRERRRRRRQMESLNRLNRIAHDTTHAVITSDTRRELEQQVCDRLADSDAYQFAWIGGLNPGSDEVTPRAKAGSDAEYLERITVTAGDDEFAQGPGGSALESQEVQITADVRTDPDFKPWREVALEYGYRSVASVPISHEELVYGVLLVYSTAVNAFSGPERDVLSRMGDVIGHAITAIERREALVSDAVVELEFQIDDLADPLVDLSTEASVTIRFNRLIWEGETLLAYGSAEGVSQDAFADAIDRTTRFDDVRFLTKGDDQFQFELVAPVVDSLFETIATHGGRISSVTIDDGEFRFVVQLPQGRDTRRIVELVRDSHEGISYLSQRSYDQRETDELGAQSVLEKSLTEKQRVALETAYAAGYFDWPRGSTGEEIAERLDISPATLNQHLRTAERKFFESMFESAGEDDS from the coding sequence GTGAACCGGCAGACGGTGACGGACGCGAGCGAGGCCGACGCCGATCAGGCGATCCACGTCCTGCTGATCGAGGACAACCCCGGCGACGCGCGGTTGATCCGCGAAATGCTCCGCGAGTCCGAGGAACTCACCCAGCGATTCGACCTGGAGGAGCGGGCGGGCGACCGGCCGACGATCACCTGCGAGTCGCGCCTCGAGGACGGCCTCGAGACCCTCGAGACGACGCGAATCGACGTCGTCTTGCTCGATCTGAACCTGCCGGATAGCCACGGGCTCGAGACGCTCGAGGCGGTCCACGAGACGGCCGAATCGGTGCCGATCGTCGTGTTGACCGGCGTTCGCGATCAGGAGATCGGCGTTCGGGCGATCCAACGCGGCGCGCAGGACTTCCTCGTCAAAGACGAAGTCACGACCCCGCTTCTGGTTCGGACGATCTACCACGCGATCGAGCGCGCCCGACAGCGCCGCGAACGCCGGCGACGCCGACGGCAGATGGAGTCGCTCAACCGGCTGAACCGGATCGCCCACGATACGACCCACGCGGTTATCACGAGCGACACGCGGCGGGAGCTCGAACAGCAGGTCTGCGATCGCCTCGCCGACTCCGACGCCTACCAGTTCGCCTGGATCGGCGGCCTGAATCCGGGCAGCGACGAGGTCACGCCGCGCGCGAAAGCGGGTTCTGACGCGGAGTACCTCGAGCGGATCACGGTCACCGCCGGCGACGACGAGTTCGCGCAGGGCCCCGGCGGAAGCGCGCTCGAGTCACAGGAAGTCCAGATCACCGCCGACGTGCGGACCGATCCCGACTTCAAACCGTGGCGTGAGGTCGCACTGGAGTACGGCTATCGCTCCGTCGCCTCGGTTCCGATCAGCCACGAGGAGCTCGTCTACGGCGTCCTACTCGTGTATTCGACGGCAGTCAACGCGTTCTCCGGCCCTGAACGCGACGTGCTCTCTCGAATGGGCGACGTCATCGGGCACGCGATCACAGCGATCGAGCGCCGGGAAGCGCTCGTCAGCGACGCCGTCGTCGAACTCGAGTTCCAGATCGACGACCTCGCGGACCCGCTCGTCGACCTCTCGACGGAAGCGTCGGTAACGATCCGGTTCAATCGGCTGATCTGGGAGGGAGAAACGCTGCTGGCGTACGGCTCGGCCGAGGGCGTCTCGCAGGACGCGTTTGCGGATGCGATCGATCGAACGACGCGGTTCGACGACGTTCGATTCCTCACGAAGGGCGACGATCAGTTCCAGTTCGAACTGGTCGCCCCCGTCGTCGATTCCCTGTTCGAGACCATCGCGACCCACGGCGGCCGGATCTCGTCCGTGACGATCGACGACGGCGAGTTCCGATTCGTAGTACAACTCCCGCAGGGTCGCGACACCCGCCGCATCGTCGAACTCGTCCGAGACAGTCACGAGGGCATCAGCTACCTGTCCCAGCGATCCTACGATCAGCGCGAAACGGACGAGTTGGGCGCACAGTCCGTGCTCGAAAAGAGCCTCACGGAGAAACAACGCGTCGCGCTCGAGACGGCTTACGCGGCCGGTTACTTCGACTGGCCACGGGGCAGCACTGGCGAGGAAATCGCCGAGCGACTCGATATCTCCCCGGCGACGCTCAACCAGCACTTGCGGACCGCGGAGCGAAAATTCTTCGAGTCGATGTTCGAATCCGCGGGCGAGGACGACTCGTAG
- a CDS encoding HdeD family acid-resistance protein has protein sequence MSSTTTTDESTPGYSLERGWRTLALAGGVIGLLGLFAIALPVVTGLSITVVLGAVLIVSGIVHGAHSVTTRGWKGSAWQLAVGVVSLVAGLFVLANPVVALVSLTLLLVAYLVVDGIAELWMATRMAGEPGRATIGASGAISLVLAALLWAGFPGDAAWAIGLIVGVSLLLTGISMAAVAISGRRGDEASAPAGEPRRA, from the coding sequence ATGAGTTCTACCACGACCACAGACGAATCGACTCCCGGATACTCCCTCGAGCGCGGATGGCGCACGCTCGCACTCGCCGGCGGCGTTATCGGGCTTCTCGGCCTCTTTGCGATCGCGTTGCCGGTCGTAACCGGCCTCTCGATTACCGTTGTACTGGGGGCGGTGCTCATCGTGAGCGGGATCGTCCACGGTGCGCACTCGGTGACGACCCGCGGCTGGAAGGGCTCTGCATGGCAACTCGCGGTCGGCGTCGTGAGTCTCGTCGCCGGGTTGTTCGTCCTCGCGAACCCGGTCGTCGCGCTCGTGAGCTTGACGCTCCTGCTCGTCGCGTACCTGGTGGTCGACGGGATCGCCGAACTCTGGATGGCGACCCGCATGGCCGGCGAACCGGGCCGCGCGACGATCGGCGCGAGCGGCGCGATCTCGCTCGTGCTGGCGGCGCTGCTCTGGGCCGGTTTCCCCGGCGACGCCGCCTGGGCCATCGGCCTGATCGTTGGCGTGAGCCTCCTGCTCACCGGTATCTCGATGGCCGCCGTCGCCATCTCCGGTCGACGCGGCGACGAGGCGAGCGCTCCCGCGGGCGAACCCCGCCGGGCGTGA
- a CDS encoding DUF5518 domain-containing protein: MIRLWNRPKGRLDPEWRLAIVLGLASIPFTIASYWQSFPDFTRNFVPVFLAGAIGGSLAYTTDLKARRVGARTGVVGSLAELWPLVDLLAFISGLNQPLWFSGLQGIMLICFMLLVVLLSALVGRIGAIIGHWTLEKKDTYRSRLGEFVR, translated from the coding sequence ATGATTCGTCTCTGGAACCGCCCGAAGGGACGCCTCGATCCGGAGTGGCGACTGGCAATCGTCCTCGGACTCGCCTCGATTCCGTTCACGATTGCGTCTTACTGGCAATCGTTCCCGGACTTCACGCGCAACTTCGTTCCCGTGTTTCTCGCTGGCGCGATCGGTGGATCGCTCGCCTACACCACCGATCTGAAGGCGCGCCGAGTTGGCGCACGAACTGGGGTTGTTGGGTCGCTCGCGGAACTCTGGCCGCTCGTCGATCTCCTCGCGTTCATTTCCGGGTTGAACCAGCCGCTCTGGTTTAGCGGGCTGCAGGGGATCATGCTCATCTGTTTCATGCTACTCGTCGTTTTGCTCTCCGCTCTCGTCGGGAGGATCGGCGCAATCATCGGACACTGGACGCTCGAGAAGAAGGATACGTACCGCTCACGTCTGGGAGAGTTTGTCAGATGA
- the arcS gene encoding archaeosine synthase subunit alpha has translation MTDYFEIHARDGAARLGELRLSEPVRTPGLVDDVLEDAGSLWAADRAMPEGDDDVLTVLPHRGFPGGTDEAVQESFAVEYPDVEFPSAAVVSSESVGFHDIPGPDDPASGADAYVVSNARSAIGHGAALVETVVAVRETIPADTALIFSGVATPRNVALLAYAGVDAFDASRAIVKGTQGKYLTSEGEYYLEDLEELPSPLSEETDIDAFDREDCVEHNVAALEAELSIVRQRIRDGRLRDYIEGQARHDQWLTAAMRELDDQWAYLEERTPILREADLDAATGDTIRRVEIQRFADRVTTRYRNRFENPLVLTPCSAKKPYSESKSHGRFHDAIQWRAHQVSMTSPIGVVPQELETTYPAQHYDSVVTGRWTEDEKRFVASVLERYLERNEYPRVVAHVPDEGYRDIVERVEDSLDLDVAYTVGKGAHPTDEESIAALSSELSGELKYSKREREHNTVRAIADYLLGDGAGDDLFPDIQTTSRYPKIQVRDDEETQLATMVPNYGTLSFTLEGAKQWVDSDAPVKRVEIDDFVPHGSVLAPGIVDADEDIRVGDEVVVEGPKAFAVGRAEMFGTEMVESTRGIGAEIRHVEER, from the coding sequence ATGACCGACTATTTCGAGATTCACGCGCGCGACGGGGCCGCGCGTCTCGGAGAACTCCGGCTCTCCGAGCCCGTTCGCACCCCCGGACTCGTCGACGACGTCCTCGAGGACGCCGGCTCGCTGTGGGCCGCGGACCGCGCGATGCCCGAGGGAGACGACGACGTCCTCACCGTCCTGCCCCACCGCGGGTTTCCGGGCGGGACCGACGAGGCGGTCCAGGAGTCGTTCGCCGTCGAGTACCCGGACGTCGAGTTCCCGAGCGCCGCCGTCGTCTCGAGCGAGAGCGTCGGGTTCCACGATATCCCCGGACCGGACGATCCGGCGTCAGGAGCCGACGCGTACGTCGTCTCCAACGCCCGGTCGGCGATCGGCCACGGCGCGGCGCTCGTCGAGACCGTCGTCGCCGTCCGCGAGACGATCCCGGCCGACACCGCCCTGATTTTCTCCGGCGTCGCGACGCCCCGAAACGTCGCCCTGCTGGCCTACGCCGGCGTCGACGCGTTCGACGCCTCGAGAGCGATCGTCAAGGGAACGCAGGGCAAGTACCTCACGAGCGAGGGCGAGTACTACCTCGAGGACTTAGAAGAGCTCCCGAGTCCGCTGAGCGAGGAAACCGATATCGACGCGTTCGACCGCGAGGACTGCGTCGAGCACAACGTCGCCGCCCTCGAGGCCGAACTCTCGATCGTTCGCCAGCGTATTCGGGACGGCCGACTGCGGGACTACATCGAGGGGCAGGCGCGCCACGATCAGTGGCTCACCGCGGCGATGCGCGAACTCGACGACCAGTGGGCGTACTTAGAGGAGCGAACGCCGATCCTCCGGGAGGCTGACCTCGACGCCGCGACGGGCGATACGATCCGGCGGGTGGAGATCCAGCGCTTCGCCGACCGCGTGACGACGCGGTACCGGAATCGGTTCGAGAACCCGCTCGTGCTCACCCCGTGTTCGGCGAAAAAACCCTACAGCGAGTCCAAGAGCCACGGCCGGTTCCACGACGCGATCCAGTGGCGGGCCCACCAGGTGTCGATGACCTCGCCCATCGGCGTCGTTCCCCAGGAACTCGAGACGACCTACCCGGCCCAACACTACGACAGCGTCGTCACCGGCCGCTGGACCGAGGACGAAAAACGGTTCGTCGCGTCGGTCCTCGAGCGCTACCTCGAGCGCAACGAGTACCCACGGGTCGTCGCCCACGTGCCCGACGAGGGCTATCGCGACATCGTCGAGCGCGTCGAGGACTCGCTCGACCTGGACGTCGCCTACACCGTTGGGAAGGGCGCACACCCGACCGACGAGGAGTCAATCGCCGCGCTCTCGAGCGAGCTGTCCGGCGAACTCAAGTACAGCAAGCGCGAGCGCGAGCACAACACGGTCCGGGCCATCGCCGACTACCTGCTCGGCGACGGCGCCGGCGACGACCTCTTTCCCGACATTCAGACGACCAGCAGATACCCCAAGATCCAGGTCCGCGACGACGAGGAGACCCAGCTCGCGACCATGGTTCCCAACTACGGCACCCTCTCGTTCACGCTCGAGGGCGCAAAGCAGTGGGTCGACAGCGACGCGCCGGTCAAACGGGTCGAGATCGACGACTTCGTCCCCCACGGCAGCGTGCTCGCGCCGGGGATCGTCGACGCCGACGAGGACATTCGCGTGGGCGACGAGGTCGTCGTCGAGGGCCCGAAGGCCTTCGCCGTCGGCCGCGCCGAGATGTTCGGGACGGAGATGGTCGAGAGCACGCGCGGCATCGGTGCGGAAATCCGTCACGTCGAAGAGCGATAG
- the sppA gene encoding signal peptide peptidase SppA, whose protein sequence is MVSRTEAGRLAIVGGGAVAFALVGYFVFVDFSTSLADLLGILLALAVATVGVRIAGNVAGSMFPGYNVAEVAVDGPISRDGGGRSLPSSPGSTPADDIVDQIDRADEDGNVEALLVKLNTPGGEVVPSDDIRLAAERFDGPTIAYTTDLCASGGYWIASGCDELWARDASIVGSIGVIGSRVNASGLADKVGLSYERFAAGDFKDAGTPLKEMDEEEREYLQSLIDDYYETFVERVSDGRDLDAELIRETEARIYLGEDAHEMGLVDELGTRRDLEEDLADRLAVDEVAVESFEPPKPLMRRVGSGARGVAYAFGAGISGLAEDRGFRLRS, encoded by the coding sequence GTGGTTAGTCGGACCGAGGCTGGACGGCTCGCGATCGTCGGCGGCGGCGCGGTGGCGTTCGCCCTCGTCGGTTATTTCGTGTTCGTCGATTTCTCGACCTCGCTGGCGGACCTGCTCGGGATACTGCTGGCGCTCGCGGTCGCCACCGTCGGAGTCCGGATCGCCGGCAACGTCGCGGGTTCGATGTTTCCGGGCTACAACGTCGCCGAAGTCGCCGTCGACGGCCCGATCAGCCGCGACGGCGGTGGCAGATCGCTGCCCTCGAGTCCGGGCTCGACGCCGGCCGACGACATCGTCGACCAGATCGACCGGGCGGACGAGGACGGCAACGTCGAGGCGCTGTTGGTGAAGCTGAACACCCCCGGCGGCGAGGTCGTCCCGAGCGACGACATCAGGCTCGCGGCCGAGCGCTTCGACGGGCCGACGATCGCGTACACGACCGATCTGTGCGCCAGCGGCGGCTACTGGATCGCCAGCGGCTGTGACGAACTCTGGGCTCGAGACGCGAGCATCGTCGGCTCGATCGGCGTCATCGGCTCCCGGGTCAACGCGAGCGGGCTGGCCGACAAAGTGGGGCTCTCCTACGAGCGCTTCGCCGCGGGGGACTTCAAAGACGCCGGCACGCCGCTCAAGGAGATGGACGAGGAGGAACGGGAGTACCTCCAGAGCCTGATCGACGACTACTACGAGACGTTCGTCGAGCGGGTGAGCGACGGTCGCGACCTCGACGCCGAGTTGATCCGCGAGACGGAAGCGCGGATCTACCTCGGCGAGGACGCCCACGAGATGGGTCTCGTCGACGAACTCGGCACGAGGCGGGATCTCGAGGAAGACCTCGCGGATCGGCTGGCGGTCGACGAGGTGGCGGTCGAATCGTTCGAGCCGCCCAAGCCGCTGATGCGACGGGTCGGAAGCGGCGCTCGCGGAGTCGCCTACGCGTTCGGCGCGGGGATTTCGGGCCTCGCCGAGGACCGGGGCTTTCGGCTCCGGAGCTGA